CGCGCAGCCATTCGAGGATGGCGCTGACCGCATAGAGAAAGGCGATCAGCAGCGTGAGCACGGCCAGCGTCGACAGGTTGCGGCTGCTCAGCACGCGGTCATAGATCTGCATCATGTAGATCGGGCCGGCGAGGCCGAGCACATTGATGAAGAAGCTGAAGACGATGACGGCCGTAAAGCCACGGCGGGCGGAGCGCAGGGCGGCGGTCAGCGCGGTCCCGGTCTTTTCCGTCGGCCCCGACTGGCCCCGATGCGCGAACACGTAACGCCCCCTCAATCTCGCTTTCCGCTCGCCTCACAGGCCGACCGGACATCCGCGAGAACTCTCTACGCGAGGCGCCTGCCTCAGCTGACGCATTCAGAAGATCGACTGCATGGGCGTCAGCCTCATCGCCATGTCGTTGTAGTCGAAATCCGAATTCTGCGCGGCGGTGAGATCCTCAAAGCCGAACATGTTCTCGCCGAATATGCGGATGTATTCGTGGCCGCCGGAATTGCCGGTGCCCGGCACGAAGATATCGCCATTCTGCGTCAGCAGAACCGGCGCGTAGTAACCATCACTGCCCTGGACGGTCCACGTCCGGTCGATCGACGTCTGCCCGCCGCGTGCCACCAGGAAGCCGGGATCGAGATTGTCGACCACCGCGGCGCGAAAGGCGTCGTTATTGCCATAGGCGACGCCGTCGACACTCAGATTACCCTGCGCGTCCATGTCGAAACGCACGAAGCCCAGCGTGTTGGTGTTGGCGGAACTGCCGGTCAGTTCCACCTCGATCATGGCGCCATGGGTGAGATAGACCAGCGCCTCGTCATAGCGGTGCTGGGCCGAGGCGAGCTCGGCGGCCGCGTCGAGCGTGTTGTCGGTCACAGCCGAGAGCCGGAAACTCCCGACGTCGATCTCGGCGCTACCGTCGGCCTGAACGTTGATCGTGACGTTGGGCGCCATATCGATGGCGCCGCTGCCCGCCTTCACCGCAAAGCGCAATTCTTGGCCGAGCCCGAGATACACCATCTGCGACCCGGAAAGGAGCTGCGCATCGGAATCGCTCAGGATGTTGCCGATGTTCCCGAGCGCGGCGTCCGCCAAGGTGACGCCGGGCCCAATGGTGCCATCGCGGGCAACGAGATTGCCGCTCGCATCGGTGGCGTAAAGGATGAGTGTGGCATCCGGGGGAAGACCGCCGCTTCCGATGGACAGCGTCTGAAGATAAATCCAGTTGCCGGCGACGCCCGCGCCACCCCCATCAAGCGCAAGCCCTACCCCGCTGGTGGCGGCAAGCAGGTCGACCTCCGCGACGTTGACCGTGAAGTTCAGCGTGCTGGATGTGGGAGTCAGCGGGTTGGCGAAAGTGGTGTCGCTGGAGAGGTACTCGATAAAGGTAGCCGTATAAGTGCCGTTGCCGAAATTATGCGTGCCGGAGAGCCACTGCCCGTCAATGTCGCCAATGGCCGCCACTGGCATCAGGGAGGTGCCGGCAAAGGTCAGCCGGGCGAGGTTTCCGGCGCCGATCTTGTTGCTGTACTGGCTGATCCAGGACGACCCGATGGTGTCGCCACTGCCATTGGTCGTCCAGGCCAGCGGGTTGTAGCCCGTCCAGCCAAAGGCGAGTTCGCCCGACTGCAACGTGGCAACCGGCGCGGTGGTCGTGGTCTGCCCGGTTCCAGCGACGAAACTGCCGCTGGACATATCGCCGACCACCGCAGCGGTCGGCAGCGTGCTGTTGCCGTAGAGGCTGTGGAAAATCGAGAGCGCATCGGGAAGATTGGTGGTCAGCAGCGAGGCATCGATGGTCGAGGTCGCCGCGTAAAGGAAGTCCACCGAGAAGGTGAGGATGGTGGAAGCGCTGCTCGCCTGCGGCGCGACGATCGCCAGCCCATCCACCGCCAGCGAGCCGGCCTGCCCGGAATAGGCAGGGTTCACGAACAGCGAGCCGGAGGTCGTGGCGTAGAGGTTGAAGGTCTTGGCGTTCGCCGCCGTGCCGCCGGGATCGTCCACATCGTGGACGACGAGCTGATACCAGGCGACGCCATTGGCGGGGGCGGGAGGATTGGTAATCACCAGCGCGCCGGTGGTCTGCGCGTTCCCGCCGGCGCTGACGGAGAAGGTGCCGTCGCCGTTCTGGACGATGGTCCAGTCGTCCCACAGGCTGCCGGGATTGCCGGTGCTCGTATTCGCCGCGGCGGAAAGTTCGAGTTCCTGCCAGCCATCGGCGGTCTGGAACCGCAGCGTGATGCTCGCGACCGTGTCGTCGAGCATCACCATCTGGTTGAAGAAATTCAGCCCGATGCTGATGCCGGAGGCGGTGGCCACCGCCGGATCGAACGTCGCGTTGATGTAATTGTCGATGGTGGGCGTGACATAGCCCGTGGGCGTCTCGCTGTCGTCGAAGATGGTCAGGTTGATATTGGAGACGTCGGTCTGGCTGTAGGGGCTGTACAGGCTGATGAGCGGCCCGCCATTGCTGTAGGCCGACATCAGATTGTCGGAATAGTTCGACCCGTAGGAATTGGTGTTGAGGAAGAAAAGGTTCGAGTAGGGGTCGACATGGTCGGGCACATCGCCGCCCGCGAGATTGCGGCCGAAGGCGTAGGTCGGATCCCAGTTGGAATTGTTGCTGAGATTGATCGCCTGCGTCACGCCGGAATTCAGCGACGTGCCGCTCATGCCGATATAGCCAGCGGAGAACCCGGTGAGCAGCTGGGTGAGAACCTCGCCCCACTGGTTGTTGGCGCCGGTGTTCATCGCGCCGGGCGAGAGCGCGATATTGTAGGGCGTGGACGAGGTCGGGTCGGAATAAATGTAGGCCGAGCCCAGCGTCGAATAGATGCTGTTGGCGAGCTGGTCCGGCGTGATCTGGATGTAGCCCTGGATCTGGCTGAAGCCGGCAATCGTGCTGTAGCCGGAAATCTGGCTGTCCGTCGGTGAAAGCCAGAAGGTGCCGACGGTGCTGTCCGCGTTCTGATGCGTCGGATCCCAGGTCAGCTCGTAGCTGTAATAGCCGGCGTTGTGATAGACGTTGTTGGCGTCGACGGCGCCGTTGAAGAAGCCGGAGATGAAGACGCCGGTGGTCCCCGACTGCGTCTGCAGGCTGTCGATATAGGTGTCCCAGTCGCTCGCCTGAAACGACGTCGAGCCGGAACCGGGCACGACAGCCGTGGCCGGCCCGATGGCCATCCGGTTGTCGCCGGCGAGCGCGCCGTCCGTGTAGGTGTAGATGACGCCGGTGGCGGTGCCGGAGAGATCGGTGAAGAAGGTGCTGCCCGAGACGTTGTAGCCGCGCGTGTCGGTGGCCCGCACCACATTCGACCCGTCCTGATACTCGACCTCCACCTCCATCGGCAGGCCGAAGCTCTCCACCGATGTCAGGTTGCCGGCGTCGCCCGTCTGACCTTCCAGCGAGAATTCGAAGCTGTCATAGCGCACGCCCCAGGTGGCTGCGTTGGCCCAGTTGATATCGGCCTGGTCCTGGATCAGTGAGGTCAGGTCGTAGGGCTCGGAGCTGTCCTGGCTCTGGATCAGAAAATAGATCTTGCCCGCCGGCATGGTCGGCAGGTTGATGATGTAGGTGCCCGTGCCCTGGAGGCCGCCGTTATCGACCAGTGTCGTGAAGTTCGCCGCGCCACTCGTGTCGAAATAGACCGCATAGGCGGACACGCCGTTGCTCGCGCCGCCGGCAGTGAGCGTGGACTGGAGGGTCGCAGTCAGATTGAGCGTCAGCGTCGTCAACGGCCACTCTCCCGCCTCGATCCTGGACCCGTCCCAGTTCTCGCAAGCCTGCCAGGAACGATGAGGCTACCCCAAGGTAATCCAATGGTGAAGCGGCATTGAATACGACGACAAGCTTGCGTAGCGCTGGAGCGCGCGATGGGCAGCGCGTAAAGAGGCTCACAAGGGCCGGAAACGCCAAACTCCGGCGGGTTCGGGTCAGCCCCGGCTCTGTGCAGCCAACAGACATTTGTCACTAACTGACTTTTATGACATAATTGAAATCTGTTCCGCAAAAAGGGGTCGCTGTGGGTCTTCGAGAGCGCAAGAAAGATAGGACCCGCGCCGATCTACTGGCGGTCGCGCTTGAGCTTTTCGACAAGCAGGGTTTTGCAGAGACCACGATTAACCAGATCGCCGATGCGGTTGATGTCTCGCCTCGGACACTCCTGCGCTATTTTTCCACCAAGGAAGATATCGTCGTAAGCTGGGTCGAAGAGGGAATGTCCGTCTTCATCTCTAGCCTCGCGGATCGGCCGACCAGCGAAGCCGCGCATGTCTCTCTGCTCGCGAGTGCGCGCGCAATGTTGGCGCACTACCAAACCCAGGCCAGCTTTTATCTGACGATCGAGCGCACGATTGCCTCTTCGTCGGCGATCCGTGCGCGCAAGCTGGAAATGTCCTCCCAGCTCGCGGAGCAGGTGACGCAGTTGCTGAAGGAGCGAAGCGGTTCGTCCGGTGCCGGCGATTGGCACGCCGTGCTTTACCCGGCGGTGGTCTTTTCCGTGCTGAGAATTGTGATCGGCCGCTGGGTCGAGGACAACGGAAACCGCCCGCTGCTTGAGCTGTTTGACGAGGCTAGTGCGCTCATACGCTTCGGCGATTGATAACCGCCGCGCTCATATTCGGGAGTGACCGATGCTGAACGGTCATTCTCACCGGGAAGAGGCTAACGCCGTTACCGGCTAGCCGTGGCACAATTCACCGAGCCGCGGCTCACAGAGCCTCCAGAGCCAGAGCGATACCCTGGCCGCCGCCAATGCACAGGGTGACGACACCGCGGGTGAGGCCATCGCGGCGCATGGCATACAGCAGACGTGTCACGAGGATCGCCCCGGTCGCGCCGATCGGATGGCCGTGCGCGATGGCGCCACCGTCGACGTTCACGATGTCCTCGGGCAGGCCGAGTTGACGCGCCACGGCGATGGGCACAGCCGCGAAGGCCTCGTTGATCTCGATCCGCTCGACATCGCCCAGCGCCCAGCCGGCTCGCGCCAGCGCCTTATGCACAGCCGGCACGGGGCCGAGGCCGAACATGCCCGGCTCGACGGCGGCCACGCCATAGCCGGCGATCCTGCCCATGGGCTCCAGCCCCTGTCGTTCGGCAAAGCCGCGCTCCGCCACAATCATGGCGGCGGCGGCGCTGTTGAGCCCCGGCGCATTGCCGGCGGTGATGCTGCCCTCCGGCCGGAAGGCGGGGCGCAGTCTCGCGAGCGTATCCACCGTGGTGTCCGGCCGCGGCGCCTCGTCCACGGCGAATGTCTCCGCCGCCTTGCGGCCCTTCACCTCGACGGCCACGATCTCGGGCGCGAAACGCCCATCTTTCTGGGCGGTAGCGAAGCGCTGCTGAGAGCGAGCGGCAAAAGCATCCTGCTCGGCTCGGGTGATCTGCATCTTGCTGACGAGATCTTCCGTGTGCCAGCCGGAGTGCTCGCCCGAGAAGGCGTCGTTCAGCCCATCGGTGAGCATGCTGTCGAGCACCGGTGCGGGGCCCATACGATAACCCCAGCGCCCGCCTTCGAGCAGGTAGGGCGCGCGGTCCATATTCTCCATGCCGCCGGCAATGGCGACGTCGCTACTGCCATCGGCAATGTCCTGCGCGGCGGAAACGATGGCCTGGGCGCCGGAGCCACACACACGGTTCACGGTCAACGCCGGCACGCTCACCGGCACGCCGCCGCCGATGGCCGCTTGACGCGCCGGGTTCATGCGATTTCCCGCCTGCACCACATTGCCCATGAACACGCCGCCCAACAGGGCTGGATCGAGGCCGGACCGCCGCAGCGTCTCCCGCACCGCCACGGCGCCGAGTTCGGTCGCGGGTGTTCCCTTCAACGTGCCATTATAGCCGCCGATCGCCGTACGAACCGGAGACGAGAGAACGATTTCAGAGCTGCGCATGGGTCTCTCCATGGGTCATCATCAGCGGTATCAGAACGGTGCAGGCGCCAGCCTGCGCTCGCGCACCGCCACGATGGCGAGTGACGCGGCCAGGCACAGCAGGCCGGCGATGAAGAAAGCGGGAAGATAGGTCTGGTAGAACGTGCGGCTGAAGCCAGCCCCGTAAGCGGCGGCGGCGGCCCCGAGCTGATGACCGGCGAAAATCCAGCCGAACACGAGATTCGCGCGGTCGCCGAACCGCTCGGCGGCGAGCTTCACCGTGGGAGGCACGGTGGCGACCCAGTCGAGGCCGTAGAAGACGGCGAAGATGGACAGGCCGTAGAAGCTGAAGTCGCTATACGTCAGATAAATGAGCGAGAGGCCGCGCAGGCCGTAATACCAGAACAGCAGCCAGCGGCTGTCGAAGCGGTCCGAGAGCCAGCCCGAGCCCACTGTCCCGATGAAATCGAACACCCCGATCATGGCCAGCATTCCTGCGGCCGTGACCGCTGCCAGCCCGTAATCCCCGCACAGCGATACGAAATGGGTCTGTACCAACCCGTTGGTGGAGGCGCCGCAGATAAAGAAGGTGCCGAACAGCACCCAGAATGTGGCGGAGCGCGAGGCATCGCGGAGCGCCAGCAGGGGCGATGCCAGCATGGTGGTCAGCGTCATCGGCTTGGGTGGCACCGCCGGCGCCTCGGTCGCGCCGTAGGGCAGCAGTCCCACATCGGACGGCCGGTCGCGCATCAGCGCGAGCACCGCCACCGCCGCCACCAA
Above is a window of Ancylobacter sp. WKF20 DNA encoding:
- a CDS encoding thiolase family protein gives rise to the protein MRSSEIVLSSPVRTAIGGYNGTLKGTPATELGAVAVRETLRRSGLDPALLGGVFMGNVVQAGNRMNPARQAAIGGGVPVSVPALTVNRVCGSGAQAIVSAAQDIADGSSDVAIAGGMENMDRAPYLLEGGRWGYRMGPAPVLDSMLTDGLNDAFSGEHSGWHTEDLVSKMQITRAEQDAFAARSQQRFATAQKDGRFAPEIVAVEVKGRKAAETFAVDEAPRPDTTVDTLARLRPAFRPEGSITAGNAPGLNSAAAAMIVAERGFAERQGLEPMGRIAGYGVAAVEPGMFGLGPVPAVHKALARAGWALGDVERIEINEAFAAVPIAVARQLGLPEDIVNVDGGAIAHGHPIGATGAILVTRLLYAMRRDGLTRGVVTLCIGGGQGIALALEAL
- a CDS encoding TetR/AcrR family transcriptional regulator codes for the protein MKSVPQKGVAVGLRERKKDRTRADLLAVALELFDKQGFAETTINQIADAVDVSPRTLLRYFSTKEDIVVSWVEEGMSVFISSLADRPTSEAAHVSLLASARAMLAHYQTQASFYLTIERTIASSSAIRARKLEMSSQLAEQVTQLLKERSGSSGAGDWHAVLYPAVVFSVLRIVIGRWVEDNGNRPLLELFDEASALIRFGD
- a CDS encoding MFS transporter → MVKSETPPAPVSPLAVALGRRGIHYGWVVAGVTFLTMLVTAGAVGAPGVLMGPLSAEFGWDTADISSGFALRLVLFGLMGPFAAAFMNRFGLRRVATVALSLIAAGVLGSFYMSKLWHLFLLWGLVVGFGTGLTALVLGATVATRWFTQRRGLVIGLLTASTATGQLVFLPLLAYLSESLGWRSALSLVLGMILVAAVAVLALMRDRPSDVGLLPYGATEAPAVPPKPMTLTTMLASPLLALRDASRSATFWVLFGTFFICGASTNGLVQTHFVSLCGDYGLAAVTAAGMLAMIGVFDFIGTVGSGWLSDRFDSRWLLFWYYGLRGLSLIYLTYSDFSFYGLSIFAVFYGLDWVATVPPTVKLAAERFGDRANLVFGWIFAGHQLGAAAAAYGAGFSRTFYQTYLPAFFIAGLLCLAASLAIVAVRERRLAPAPF